The genomic region CTGTCATAGCGGAACTTGAGGTGCGGGATCGGGAGCAGAATGCGCTTATTGAGGAGCTTCAGGTGAAAGAGACTCGCCTCAACCGGATCCTCGCGTCCCCGCAATGGAGGTGGCTTCAAAGATTGAATAAGGTGCGCAACGCTGTACGCCATATAGGCGGTAGCGTGTAGATGCGCCCTTGCGTAGTGTGCGGCCTTGGAATAGCTGCGCGGAAGGCGGGATGATGGTATGGGGGGTCCTATCGCGAGGGATGAGCGCAGGAATACCGGAAAGGGATAGGAGAGAACGTGATCTATCCGACAGTAGCTATCATTACAAGAACAAAGGACAGGACGTTGCTTTTACGGCGTGCCATCGAGAGTGTCCTGGATCAGACCTTTCAGGACTGGATCATGGTGATTGTCAATGACGGAGGGGCGAAAGCGCCCGTCGATGAGTTGGTTGAGGCGTATCAGGATCGTTTCAGAGGTCGCTCCTACGTGATTCACAATGAGACCTGCCTCGGTATGGAGGCCGCATCGAATATCGGTCTCAAAGGATCGGACAGCCGTTATATTGTTATCCACGATGACGACGATTCGTGGCATCCGAGGTTCCTCCAGCGATGCATCGGATTCCTTGATACTAATACCTATCCACGCATAGCCGGAGTCATCACCCATACAGTTCGAGTACTCGAGCGGATCCAATATGATCGGGTCGTCGTCGAGGGGAAAGAGCCCTTCAATACGTGGTGTAAATCCGTAACAATTTATCGAATGGCGGCGAGCAACATCTTCCCGCCGATCTCCTTCGTATACGAGAGACGGGTGTTTGATCGGATCGGTTACTATCGGGAAGATCTGCCGGTTCTCGGTGATTGGGAGTTCAATTTGAGGTTCATGGGGCAGTACGATATCTTTCTGATCCCTGAGCAGCTGGCCTTTTATCACCATCGACTTGGTGTGACGAGCGGCGTATTCAGCAACTCGGTCGTCGGAGGTGACAGCCAACACCTCTTTTACGATACCCTGCTGCGGAATGAGCTGCTTCGTGAGGATCTTGAGAACAACCGAATCGGCCTGGGGTATCTCACGAACATCAGCAAGAGTTTCGATATCCTGCACGGACAGTTATCGTTGATCACTGATGTGATGGATCGGCTGAAGAGAATCCAGTGGCTCAAGCGACTTCTCAAGAGAGGGCTGAAATGAGATCGATGGGTCTGCGGATCTGCGCTCCAACTGTCGGCCCGGTATGCCGGCCGGTACGAGATGATCGAGAAGGCCTCACGTGACGGATAAGATCGTCCGCTCCCTTATAGAGCAGGCGCGTTACATCTCCTTCGATATCTTCGACACGGCGGTGTTGCGAATCGTTAGAGAACCGGCCGATCTCTTCGATCTTGTTGAGCGATGGTACCGGGACAGCATCGGCCAGCTCTCGTTTCACTTCAAGGCAGTGCGGGTAGAATCGGAACGGCTGGCAAGAGAGCGGGCATGGACACAGAACGGCCGCACCGAGACGACGCTGGATGACATCTATCAGTGCATGCAAGAGGTGTTCGGTGTGGTCCATGAAACAGCCATAGCGCTGAGGGATCTCGAAGTTGCCACAGAGCTGAAGGGATGTACGAGAAACGATGAGATCTACGCGATCTATCGTGGCTGCCTTGAAGTGATGCGGCCCATCCTCTTTATTTCGGATATGTACCTGCCGTTGGAGATCATCCGCCAGATGCTGCACCGGTGCGGCTACGACCGGTTCCAGCATCTGTTTGTCTCGTCGGCCCTTGGGGTCACCAAATCTTCAGGGGAGTTGTACGAGTATATCCTGAAGGAGCTCGCCTGTCGCCCTCACGAGATCCTCCACATCGGAGATCATTACGATTCGGATGTGATTATGGCCAGGCGGTACGGCCTCGCGACGCATCCATATGAGAAATGCGACGAGAGGATGCGACGACTTGACTATCGGGGACGTCATCGTCTCCAGCGCTGTACGTCGGCTGAAGAGGGGGCGGGATCTGTCGAGGCCTCGATCTATGCGGCGACGATCCTCCGGTGCCTGTTGGGGCACAGGTCACCTCGGCACATCGAATCGGATGAGCCGTTCTGGTACGAGTTCGGCTATATCGCTGCGGGTCCTCTCTTCTTTGGCTTTGTGGGTTGGCTGCTTGCGCGTGCCGTTGAGGATCGGGTGGAGAGGCTCTATTTTTTATCGCGGGATGGGCAGATCCTCAAGCGGATTTACGATCACTTATCGCCGTTGGTTGAGAACGCCCCTCCATCGGAATACCTGTATGCCTCACGAAGAGCTCTCAATGTACCGGCCATCACCGAACTGAATGAACGAACCATAGATTTCCTGGTCAGCGGAACCAGTATCCTGAGAGTAGCTCAGTTCCTTCGGCGACTTGGCCTCGATCCAACCGTTTTCACGCAGACTGTCCGAGAGGTCGGTTTTTCCGGTCTCGATCAGCGGGTGCGGACGGGCGCTGACTATGCGACATTACGGCTTCTCTTCAGATCGATCGCCGACGACATCAGTCGCGTTGCGATCGAGGAGCGGGCCCTCGTTCTTGACTATTTTCGTCGTGTGGGGATCCTTGATCGACAGCGGATAGGCATCGTGGATATCGGCTGGCACGGGACTTTGCAGAGCTCGATCAGTACTCTCCTCGGCCTGTCTGGAAGAGAGACACAAATTAAAGGGTATTATCTGGGAACGTTCAGTCCGGCGAGGGCCGCATATGAACGAGGGCATGAGATGGCGGCATATCTGTGTGAGTACGGTGAACCGGAGTCTCGTCATGCGGTCATCAAGCTGTGCGTTGAACTGTTCGAGTTTCTCCATCTTGCACCGCACGGGAGCGTGCTTCGTTTTGCCGCACGTAACGGCGACATCGCGCCCATTCTGGAAGAAAACGACCTCGAAAGGTCGAAGATGGCCAAGGCCGCTGCCGTACAGCGAGGCGCAGTGGATTTTGTGAG from Candidatus Methylomirabilis lanthanidiphila harbors:
- the epsE gene encoding Putative glycosyltransferase EpsE; the protein is MIYPTVAIITRTKDRTLLLRRAIESVLDQTFQDWIMVIVNDGGAKAPVDELVEAYQDRFRGRSYVIHNETCLGMEAASNIGLKGSDSRYIVIHDDDDSWHPRFLQRCIGFLDTNTYPRIAGVITHTVRVLERIQYDRVVVEGKEPFNTWCKSVTIYRMAASNIFPPISFVYERRVFDRIGYYREDLPVLGDWEFNLRFMGQYDIFLIPEQLAFYHHRLGVTSGVFSNSVVGGDSQHLFYDTLLRNELLREDLENNRIGLGYLTNISKSFDILHGQLSLITDVMDRLKRIQWLKRLLKRGLK